The Mytilus edulis chromosome 12, xbMytEdul2.2, whole genome shotgun sequence genome contains a region encoding:
- the LOC139497161 gene encoding uncharacterized protein, whose protein sequence is MSVYYDFRRDDPCMSGIEEMGLEKSALQKSCSFINPFNLTMNNSEKNFIGDWNEDDDSASDYQPSLDATLRQDHNIRMDLDSDDEDIDIDIEKGDSIADEPAVELGPNISRIKTDNDLTALLEDRTFLVFLNQILVLAKMKVENCAVVGCHEEVVISTEVISSALYLKWTCKNNHLVNKWCSQPVLNRRLHSGDLLFSSALLISGCNFQKISLFARFLKLAIPLSVSYLKIQRTYLAPTLDEIWEKEQNQVFLEFKDKELILLGDGRMDSPGHCAQYCTYTFMEMDTKKIVCIVTMDKRMTDKKSTNLEKACFLKGLLFLLGKGLKIAEIVTDAHVQVEALMRREFPNIKHSFDIWHGAKNLGKKIIKAGQEKEKKCLLEWTRDIVNHFWYSADVSKSIQEFMGVWCGMIHHVVNEHEWSMSYTDDGTYACKHGPLCAEREKGWLKAGSPAHDAAIGIVMDKRFIKKIPYYLNCRSTAELENFQNLILKYASKRHSFNPVSYRARNLLAALDNNAHCQRQMMVNKDGSTRYQRYYSKTGIQWSVYAKREDKDYHHVPTIIKTIVENRLQDPVGMNRKVLLDVNDPRRVSAVLAPTLPPSTADLVAQKISRFNKEDPEKTLDYSWTDVHLSTS, encoded by the exons ATGTCTGTATATTATGATTTCAGGAGAGATGATCCATGCATGTCTGGCATTGAAGAAATGGGCCTAGAAAAATCAGCTTTACAGAAATCTTGTAGTTTTATAAATCCATTTAA TCTGACTATGAACAATTCTGAAAAGAACTTTATTGGTGACTGGAATGAAGATGATGACTCAGCAAGTGATTATCAACCTAGTTTGGATGCCACTTTAAG ACAggaccacaatataagaatggaCTTAGATTCTGATGATGAAGACATagatattgatattgaaaaagGAGACAGTATTGCTGATGAACCAGCAGTTGAACTAGGGCCAAACATTAGCAGAATAAAAACTGATAATGATTTAACTGCACTGCTTGAAGACAGaacatttttggtttttttaaaccaaattttggtattggcaaaaatgaaagttgaAAACTGTGCAGTAGTGGGTTGCCATGAAGAAGTTGTTATTAGCACTGAAGTGATTTCATCTGCATTGTATTTAAAATGG ACTTGTAAAAATAACCACTTGGTAAACAAATGGTGCTCTCAGCCAGTATTGAATCGTAGGTTACACAGTGGAGACCTTCTTTTTTCATCAGCTCTATTGATATCAGGATGTAACTTCCAAAAGATTTCCCTGTTTGCAAGATTTTTAAAACTGGCAATTCCACTTTCTGTATCTTATCTAAAGATTCAGCGGACATATTTGGCTCCAACATTAGATGAGATCTGGGAGAAAGAACAGAATCAGGTTTTCCTTGAATTTAAAGACAAAGAACTTATTTTACTGG gTGATGGAAGGATGGACAGTCCTGGCCATTGTGCCCAGTACTGCACCTACACATTTATGGAAATGGATACCAAAAAGATTGTATGCATAGTGACCATGGACAAACGGATGACCgataaaaaaagtacaaatctGGAGAAGGCCTGTTTCCTGAAAGGTTTACTGTTTCTATTAGGAAAAGGATTGAAAATAGCTGAAATAGTCACTGATGCCCATGTCCAAGTGGAAGCATTAATGA GGAGAGAATTTCCAAATATCAAACATTCCTTTGATATTTGGCATGGGGCCAAAAATCTTGGAAAGAAGATCATAAAG GCTGGGcaggaaaaggaaaagaaatgtCTACTGGAATGGACTAGAGATATTGTAAATCACTTTTGGTATTCTGCAGATGTATCAAAGTCTATTCAAGAATTCATG GGTGTGTGGTGTGGAATGATACACCATGTTGTTAACGAGCATGAATGGTCTATGTCTTACACTGACGATGGAACATATGCCTGTAAACATGGTCCGTTATGTGCAGAGAGGGAAAAGGGTTGGTTGAAAGCTGGTTCACCAGCTCATGATGCAGCCATTGGAATTGTGATGGACAAAAGATTCATTAAGAAAATTCCTTACTACTTAAACTGCAG gaGCACAGCTGAATTGGAAAATTTCCAGAATTTGATCCTTAAATATGCTTCCAAGCGCCATTCATTTAATCCAGTTTCATACAGAGCTCGCAATCTGTTAGCAGCCCTGGATAATAATGCTCATTGCCAAAGGCAAATGATGGTCAACAAAGATGGAAGCACTAG gTATCAGAGATACTACAGCAAGACTGGTATTCAGTGGTCAGTGTATGCTAAAAGGGAGGACAAAGACTATCACCATGTCCCTACCATAATAAAAACCATAGTAGAAAACCGACTACAAGATCCTGTTGGGATGAACAGAAAAGTGCTACTAGATGTCAATGACCCAAGGAGAGTGTCAGCAGTACTTGCACCAACCTTGCCACCATCAACAGCTGATCTTGTCGCACAAAAAATATCAAGATTTAACAAGGAAGACCCAGAAAAAACTCTCGATTATAGTTGGACTGATGTCCATTTAAGTACCAGTTGA
- the LOC139499185 gene encoding uncharacterized protein, translating to MERKPKRGRGRGSGRGRGRGRGQARGSRRGRGQGNRGQLQEVNRENRIAQLENRVNSMSVDDMRIILKQIAKAQPSFILNILDNSNVGNGQPAGPEPPKPDQPSWCSCSNCREMPTQQERLCCKRQPVNCHSRLPDFQQCVLDELVLELAIRYRNDFLAQPEDDNYNRCHRHAAYRQYIL from the exons ATGGAGAGAAAACCAAAGAGAGGTCGTGGAAGGGGCAGTGGACGTGGACGTGGAAGAGGTAGAGGTCAGGCGAGAGGCAGCAGAAGAGGCAGAGGACAGGGAAACAGAGGCCAGCTCCAAGAGGTCAATAGAGAAAACAGGATAGCTCAACTTGAG AATAGAGTCAATTCAATGTCCGTTGATGACATGCGCATTATTCTCAAACAAATTGCAAAGGCACAGCCCAGTTTCATACTCAATATCCTGGACAATTCAAATGTTGGCAATGGGCAGCCAGCTGGACCAGAACCACCAAAACCAGACCAGCCATCATGGTGCTCCTGCTCTAATTGCAGAGAGATGCCAACACAGCAGGAGAGGCTCTGTTGCAAAAGACAGCCTGTGAACTGCCATTCAAGGTTACCG GATTTCCAGCAATGTGTCCTAGATGAACTTGTTTTGGAGCTGGCAATCCGGTACCGGAATGATTTTCTGGCACAGCCTGAAGATGACAACTACAACAGGTGTCATCGCCATGCTGCCTATAGACAATACATACTATAG
- the LOC139499186 gene encoding uncharacterized protein — MSVCNDVVVKRNVRDTKYIKQYKQPKQRAILVMETDNDYPGFTKLRLIAAGDTVDATHESIEMTTQGLYLSVNGFLKGMKEQIQHVRLIPHGPCLTFSDQDRDIAFCFRCTYLPYNAASWPMRYRRQWPSNFVIDKIEQYGCLIVPIGPKNKSDSNILWRLSFSMAEKQLVHSFNFTQLLCYGLLKLTLKRIINTHDDLKDLLCSYFLKTALFWVSEEVDIDTFQLLKLFRCFFLCLKKLISWVETCYCPNYFIPEHNMFLEKITLDNNKMLLCVLNSLLVDGIDRLISGLFPPTNRHYILKSECSFIKLDLLFYRISVSRVVRHMSECYNVQILTESLQKSEMSTFISDVCKYEYNRISKFAVQLLPPPTVINKEFNILNMYHRHLQDYIKTDAVSGWLFYASFYYVTGQYNVTLKLIYYVLSRCSPDMVNMEYIYCEERINSYTQNIHSKMTFLERMKTAVVDSVFYSKHSSLIPGELQLEVEYSDLGILPITMCHCLRFLCYNHLGEIINRQQALRALYLRVREDCHNEFYRSSDELTILGVCVDLSGDKNLAYKCFHEALQCDYVICPSAKIRVSQLFDV; from the coding sequence ATGTCAGTATGCAATGACGTAGTTGTCAAACGAAATGTACGGGATACTAAATATATAAAGCAGTATAAACAACCGAAGCAACGAGCTATACTTGTTATGGAAACAGAtaatgattatccaggatttacAAAACTGCGATTGATAGCCGCCGGAGATACTGTGGATGCAACTCACGAAAGTATTGAAATGACTACACAAGGTTTATATTTATCAGTTAATGGATTTTTGAAGGGTATGAAGGAACAAATTCAACACGTGCGCCTAATACCACACGGCCCTTGTCTAACATTTTCTGATCAAGATCGTGATATTGCATTCTGCTTTCGATGTACATATTTACCTTATAATGCAGCTTCATGGCCAATGCGTTATCGAAGGCAATGGCCCTCTAATTTCGTGATTGACAAGATTGAACAATACGGATGTTTGATAGTACCCATAGGACCTAAGAATAAGTCAGATTCTAATATTTTATGGAGACTGTCTTTCTCTATGGCAGAAAAACAACTTGTACATTCGTTTAATTTTACTCAACTCTTGTGTTACGGTCTTCTCAAATTAACATTAAAGCGTATTATAAACACACATGATGACCTCAAAGATTTATTGTGTTCCTATTTTCTTAAGACGGCGTTATTCTGGGTCTCAGAGGAAGTAGATATTGACACATTTCAATTGCTTaaattgtttcgttgtttttttctCTGTTTGAAGAAATTGATATCATGGGTGGAAACATGTTACTGTCCAAATTATTTCATACCTGAACATAACATGTTCCTCGAAAAGATCACGCTAGATAACAATAAAATGCTACTATGTGTATTAAACAGCTTACTGGTTGACGGAATTGATAGATTAATTAGTGGTTTATTTCCGCCCACCAATAGACATTACATTTTAAAGAGTGAATGTTCGTTCATTAAACTAGACCTTCTATTTTATAGAATAAGTGTGAGTAGGGTTGTACGCCACATGTCAGAGTGTTATAATGTACAGATACTAACTGAATCTTTACAGAAGTCAGAAATGTCCACGTTCATTAGTGACGTATGTAAATATGAATACAACAGAATAAGTAAATTTGCAGTACAACTTCTACCACCACCAACCGTAATTAATAAAGAATTCAACATACTTAATATGTATCATAGACATTTACAAGACTATATCAAGACAGATGCCGTGTCGGGTTGGTTGTTTTACGCGTCGTTTTATTATGTGACGGGACAGTACAACGTAACACTCAAACTGATATATTATGTTCTATCAAGATGTTCACCTGATATGGTGAACATGGAATATATCTATTGTGAAGAACGCATCAATAGTTACACACAAAATATTCATTCTAAAATGACATTTCTTGAAAGGATGAAAACAGCCGTTGTAGATAGTGTTTTTTACTCGAAACACTCCTCATTAATCCCAGGTGAACTACAACTGGAGGTTGAATATAGTGATCTTGGTATTCTGCCAATTACAATGTGTCACTGCCTTAGATTCTTATGCTATAATCATCTTGGTGAAATTATTAATAGACAACAAGCTTTACGTGCTTTGTATTTGCGAGTGAGAGAAGATTGTCATAATGAATTTTACAGATCATCTGATGAATTAACAATACTTGGAGTATGTGTGGACTTATCAGGAGATAAAAATTTAGCGTATAAGTGTTTTCATGAGGCATTACAATGTGATTATGTAATATGTCCTTCAGCAAAAATCCGCGTTTCTCAACTTTTTGACGTCTAA